The proteins below are encoded in one region of Drosophila santomea strain STO CAGO 1482 chromosome 3R, Prin_Dsan_1.1, whole genome shotgun sequence:
- the LOC120454389 gene encoding esterase B1-like isoform X3, with the protein MMSESLKTCELTLPLGKIKGVKRLSLYDDPYYSFEKIPFAKPPLGELRFRAPVPADPWSGVLDCTHYAEKPTQRGLQTRVVEGGEDCLYLNVYSKKLKSDKPLPVMVYIYGGGFTVGEATRKLYGPDYFMAKDVILVTLNYRVDCLGFLSLKDPSLKVPGNAGLKDQVLALKWVKQYISNFNGDDSNITVFGDSAGGSSTHFMMCTNQTRGLFHKAIPMSGTVHNYWAINPTEDFAFRLAQQNGFTGENNDAKEWSALRLRTHSGAICG; encoded by the exons ATGATGTCAGAAAG CCTGAAAACTTGCGAGCTTACCCTGCCCTTGGGTAAAATTAAGGGCGTAAAACGACTCAGTCTTTATGACGACCCCTACTACAGCTTCGAAAAGATCCCCTTTGCGAAGCCCCCGCTGGGAGAACTGAGATTTAGGGCTCCGGTGCCTGCAGATCCATGGAGCGGAGTTCTGGATTGCACCCACTACGCAGAGAAGCCAACCCAGAGGGGTTTACAGACTCGAGTTGTCGAAGGCGGCGAGGATTGTCTGTATCTGAACGTCTATTCCAAGAAG tTGAAGAGTGACAAGCCATTGCCGGTAATGGTATACATTTATGGCGGGGGCTTCACTGTAGGAGAGGCAACCCGTAAATTGTACGGCCCGGACTATTTTATGGCCAAAGATGTTATTCTTGTGACGCTTAACTATCGCGTAGATTGTTTGG GATTCCTGTCGCTCAAGGATCCGAGTCTGAAAGTTCCTGGAAACGCAGGTCTCAAGGACCAAGTGCTAGCTCTCAAGTGGGTCAAGCAGTACATTTCCAACTTCAATGGCGATGACAGTAATATTACGGTATTCGGAGATAGTGCCGGCGGTTCTTCTACCCACTTCATGATGTGTACGAATCAGACCAGGGGACTGTTCCACAAAGCCATTCCCATGTCGGGAACAGTCCACAATTACTGGGCCATTAACCCGACCGAAGACTTTGCCTTCCGCCTGGCTCAGCAGAATGGTTTCACTGGCGAAAATAACGACGCCAAG GAATGGTCTGCTCTTCGCCTTCGGACCCACAGTGGAGCCATATGTGGGTGA
- the LOC120454391 gene encoding esterase B1: MSDVYDEVAPVVQTTHGKVRGTLLKSLYEEPFYAFDGIPYAVPPLGTLRFKEPHDLKPWHGIRDCSKPLSKCLQVSTLTKLVEGSEDCLYLNISVKTLHGDPMPVMVYIHGGGFKGGDSSRRAWGPDYFMKENVVYISVGHRLGPLGFLSLKDPDLEIPGNAGLKDVILALRWIRANAGNFNGDPERITIFGHSSGSMTVQLLLASPQSEGLFHRAILLAGFSMELNSLPQMEYRLAKHLGYEGDNVDSQILEFLLKADPKLIVSADFFTPLEKRQGQNLSFKPSIESYATPNAVLLAEPVDLQRTSWSNRIPIILGANSGEGLTILNFIKMNPTWLKDFQCNPERVLPWTLRNRCDAGQRRQLGQALIHHFCEAHGHELTVDHTNGLVELLTHGMVHAMDRLIQSRLAYGQAPTYLYRFDFDSPDFNFYRIRFMGKDQRGVGHVDELGYIFKLPATFKLDKSRPEFTAIRRLVAMFVQFAATSDPNAPLTKSLVDWKPVTRFGKRMVLNISEDLKFIPQPEMPKLKFFDRLYEMAGVPLF; the protein is encoded by the exons ATGTCGGACGTTTA CGACGAAGTTGCCCCCGTGGTACAGACTACACATGGCAAGGTTCGGGGAACCCTTCTTAAATCCCTATATGAAGAACCGTTTTACGCTTTTGATGGAATCCCCTATGCGGTTCCTCCGCTGGGAACTCTACGCTTCAAGGAGCCACATGACCTCAAACCATGGCACGGGATTCGCGATTGCTCTAAGCCGCTAAGCAAGTGCCTGCAAGTGAGCACATTAACCAAGTTGGTAGAGGGCTCTGAGGACTGTCTTTATCTGAACATATCAGTAAAAACT CTTCACGGTGATCCCATGCCTGTGATGGTCTACATCCATGGAGGCGGTTTTAAGGGCGGAGATTCTTCAAGACGCGCCTGGGGTCCCGACTATTTTATGAAAGAAAACGTTGTGTACATAAGCGTTGGCCATCGACTGGGACCCTTAG GCTTCCTCAGTCTAAAGGATCCCGACCTTGAAATTCCTGGGAATGCTGGATTAAAGGACGTTATCTTGGCCCTCCGTTGGATCAGGGCCAACGCGGGCAACTTTAATGGGGACCCCGAGAGAATCACCATTTTTGGTCACAGCTCCGGCAGCATGACAGTTCAGCTGCTTCTGGCAAGTCCACAATCAGAGGGACTGTTCCATAGGGCCATCCTTTTAGCAGGATTTTCAATGGAGCTGAATAGCCTGCCCCAAATGGAGTACCGCCTGGCCAAGCATTTGGGCTACGAGGGAGATAATGTCGATAGCCAGATCTTGGAGTTCCTCTTGAAGGCAGATCCGAAACTGATCGTCTCTGCGGACTTTTTCACTCCACTGGAGAAGAGACAGGGTCAGAACCTGTCCTTCAAACCCAGCATTGAAAGCTACGCCACTCCCAATGCAGTGCTCCTTGCCGAGCCAGTTGACCTCCAACGAACTTCGTGGAGCAATCGCATTCCCATCATCTTAGGCGCCAACAGTGGCGAGGGGTTGACTATCTTAAACTTCATAAAAATGAACCCTACGTGGCTAAAGGACTTTCAGTGCAACCCGGAGCGGGTTCTGCCTTGGACCCTGAGAAACCGCTGTGATGCTGGACAGCGGCGCCAATTGGGTCAAGCATTGATCCATCACTTTTGCGAGGCGCACGGCCACGAGTTGACTGTAGATCACACAAACGGATTGGTGGAGCTCTTAACCCACGGCATGGTGCATGCAATGGACCGACTAATCCAGTCCAGACTGGCTTACGGTCAGGCGCCCACTTACCTTTATCGATTTGACTTCGACTCGCCGGATTTTAATTTCTACCGAATTCGCTTCATGGGAAAAGACCAGAGGGGAGTTGGACATGTTGACGAGCTGGGCTACATTTTCAAGCTTCCAGCCACCTTCAAATTGGACAAGTCTCGACCAGAGTTCACAGCCATTCGCCGATTGGTGGCCATGTTTGTCCAATTCGCCGCCACCTCGGATCCAAATGCTCCGCTCACTAAATCTCTAGTGGATTGGAAGCCCGTAACTCGATTCGGAAAGCGAATGGTTCTTAATATTAGCGAGGACTTAAAATTTATTCCGCAGCCAGAAATGCCGAAGCTGAAGTTTTTCGATCGTCTTTACGAAATGGCGGGAGTAcctttattttaa
- the LOC120454389 gene encoding esterase B2-like isoform X2: MVSLAKITTPRNGLLFAFGPTVEPYVGEDCVVPKPPVEMARDAWSNDLPIMLGGTSFEGLFMYPAVSANLKALDDLSKDPLGLVPIEVRKVSNKEESVEYSQRLIKAYFGDSPPSSALLMNMLDLHSYKTYWHGYNRTFNARLTYAKAPTYYYRFDFDSPSFNFYRTKFCGDKVKTGVAHADDLSYLFRNVGSWKLEKTSAEYRTIERMIGIWTAFAATSDPNCPEIGHLDWRPSTKDDSKRVINISSDVSIIDLPEYEKIQIWDSFYKRNPLI, from the exons ATGGTTTCACTGGCGAAAATAACGACGCCAAG GAATGGTCTGCTCTTCGCCTTCGGACCCACAGTGGAGCCATATGTGGGTGAGGATTGCGTGGTCCCCAAGCCGCCGGTGGAGATGGCCCGGGATGCGTGGTCCAACGATTTGCCCATCATGCTGGGTGGAACTTCCTTTGAAGGGCTCTTCATGTATCCAGCCGTTTCGGCCAACCTTAAGGCATTGGATGACCTAAGCAAGGATCCACTTGGCCTGGTGCCGATTGAAGTGCGTAAGGTCAGCAACAAGGAAGAGAGTGTGGAGTACAGTCAGCGCCTTATCAAAGCCTACTTCGGGGATTCACCACCCAGCTCAGCACTACTTATGAATATGCTCGAT TTACATTCCTACAAAACGTATTGGCACGGTTATAATCGCACCTTCAACGCAAGACTTACCTATGCAAAAGCACCAACATATTACTATCGCTTCGACTTTGATTCGCCGAGCTTCAACTTCTACCGGACTAAGTTCTGTGGAGATAAGGTTAAAACTGGTGTGGCCCATGCCGATGACCTGAGTTATTTGTTCCGGAACGTGGGCTCTTGGAAACTGGAGAAGACATCGGCGGAATATCGCACCATCGAAAGGATGATTGGCATTTGGACGGCATTCGCGGCGACCTCCGATCCAAATTGCCCTGAGATTGGTCATTTGGACTGGAGACCATCTACAAAGGATGATTCCAAGCGCGTTATCAACATCAGCAGCGATGTTAGTATAATAGATTTGCCCGAGTAtgaaaaaattcaaatttgggATAGCTTCTATAAGCGAAATCCATTGATCtaa
- the LOC120453793 gene encoding tubulin alpha chain-like has translation TGHYTFGKEIVDLVLDRIRKLADQCTGLQGFLIFHSFGGGTGSGFTLLQEVQAGVLRVSSFRT, from the coding sequence ACTGGCCACTACACCTTTGGCAAGGAGATCGTCGATCTAGTTCTGGACAGGATCCGCAAGCTGGCCGATCAGTGCACCGGTCTGCAGGGCTTCCTCATCTTCCACTCGTTCGGTGGAGGTACTGGCTCTGGCTTCACCTTGCTGCAAGAAGTCCAAGCTGGAGTTCTTCGCGTATCCAGCTTTCGTACATAG
- the LOC120454389 gene encoding esterase B1-like isoform X1, with amino-acid sequence MMSESLKTCELTLPLGKIKGVKRLSLYDDPYYSFEKIPFAKPPLGELRFRAPVPADPWSGVLDCTHYAEKPTQRGLQTRVVEGGEDCLYLNVYSKKLKSDKPLPVMVYIYGGGFTVGEATRKLYGPDYFMAKDVILVTLNYRVDCLGFLSLKDPSLKVPGNAGLKDQVLALKWVKQYISNFNGDDSNITVFGDSAGGSSTHFMMCTNQTRGLFHKAIPMSGTVHNYWAINPTEDFAFRLAQQNGFTGENNDAKVLEYLRGIPARDLVNHSLILPEHRRNGLLFAFGPTVEPYVGEDCVVPKPPVEMARDAWSNDLPIMLGGTSFEGLFMYPAVSANLKALDDLSKDPLGLVPIEVRKVSNKEESVEYSQRLIKAYFGDSPPSSALLMNMLDLHSYKTYWHGYNRTFNARLTYAKAPTYYYRFDFDSPSFNFYRTKFCGDKVKTGVAHADDLSYLFRNVGSWKLEKTSAEYRTIERMIGIWTAFAATSDPNCPEIGHLDWRPSTKDDSKRVINISSDVSIIDLPEYEKIQIWDSFYKRNPLI; translated from the exons ATGATGTCAGAAAG CCTGAAAACTTGCGAGCTTACCCTGCCCTTGGGTAAAATTAAGGGCGTAAAACGACTCAGTCTTTATGACGACCCCTACTACAGCTTCGAAAAGATCCCCTTTGCGAAGCCCCCGCTGGGAGAACTGAGATTTAGGGCTCCGGTGCCTGCAGATCCATGGAGCGGAGTTCTGGATTGCACCCACTACGCAGAGAAGCCAACCCAGAGGGGTTTACAGACTCGAGTTGTCGAAGGCGGCGAGGATTGTCTGTATCTGAACGTCTATTCCAAGAAG tTGAAGAGTGACAAGCCATTGCCGGTAATGGTATACATTTATGGCGGGGGCTTCACTGTAGGAGAGGCAACCCGTAAATTGTACGGCCCGGACTATTTTATGGCCAAAGATGTTATTCTTGTGACGCTTAACTATCGCGTAGATTGTTTGG GATTCCTGTCGCTCAAGGATCCGAGTCTGAAAGTTCCTGGAAACGCAGGTCTCAAGGACCAAGTGCTAGCTCTCAAGTGGGTCAAGCAGTACATTTCCAACTTCAATGGCGATGACAGTAATATTACGGTATTCGGAGATAGTGCCGGCGGTTCTTCTACCCACTTCATGATGTGTACGAATCAGACCAGGGGACTGTTCCACAAAGCCATTCCCATGTCGGGAACAGTCCACAATTACTGGGCCATTAACCCGACCGAAGACTTTGCCTTCCGCCTGGCTCAGCAGAATGGTTTCACTGGCGAAAATAACGACGCCAAGGTACTGGAATATCTCCGGGGAATTCCGGCTAGAGATTTAGTAAACCATAGTTTGATTTTACCCGAACACCGAAGGAATGGTCTGCTCTTCGCCTTCGGACCCACAGTGGAGCCATATGTGGGTGAGGATTGCGTGGTCCCCAAGCCGCCGGTGGAGATGGCCCGGGATGCGTGGTCCAACGATTTGCCCATCATGCTGGGTGGAACTTCCTTTGAAGGGCTCTTCATGTATCCAGCCGTTTCGGCCAACCTTAAGGCATTGGATGACCTAAGCAAGGATCCACTTGGCCTGGTGCCGATTGAAGTGCGTAAGGTCAGCAACAAGGAAGAGAGTGTGGAGTACAGTCAGCGCCTTATCAAAGCCTACTTCGGGGATTCACCACCCAGCTCAGCACTACTTATGAATATGCTCGAT TTACATTCCTACAAAACGTATTGGCACGGTTATAATCGCACCTTCAACGCAAGACTTACCTATGCAAAAGCACCAACATATTACTATCGCTTCGACTTTGATTCGCCGAGCTTCAACTTCTACCGGACTAAGTTCTGTGGAGATAAGGTTAAAACTGGTGTGGCCCATGCCGATGACCTGAGTTATTTGTTCCGGAACGTGGGCTCTTGGAAACTGGAGAAGACATCGGCGGAATATCGCACCATCGAAAGGATGATTGGCATTTGGACGGCATTCGCGGCGACCTCCGATCCAAATTGCCCTGAGATTGGTCATTTGGACTGGAGACCATCTACAAAGGATGATTCCAAGCGCGTTATCAACATCAGCAGCGATGTTAGTATAATAGATTTGCCCGAGTAtgaaaaaattcaaatttgggATAGCTTCTATAAGCGAAATCCATTGATCtaa